In Osmia lignaria lignaria isolate PbOS001 chromosome 13, iyOsmLign1, whole genome shotgun sequence, the DNA window CCACAACAACAACGACAACTACTATGACAATGCAGTCGCAAGGGCAACAGCAGGAACAACAAGGTCCAAGCCCTAGTCCCAGTCCAACAGGGGGTGATGTTGAAAAATTTGACGGAAAGATTGTCTATAATCCCGACGGCTCGGCGTATATTATCGAGGGAGAGAGCGAACTTAGCGAGGATGATTCGTTGCCGGACGGTTGTATCGTAGATGGGCGCGGTGTGTCGGTTCCTCATTCTCTGGTATTTCCTCAAATCGCTAGCGCGTATTACGTGTCAAGACTGTACGCGCATCAGGCTtatcagcaacaacagcagcagcagcaacaacgtTCGACGGTGCAACAGCACAATCCCGATCTTCCCGTGATGCACAGTTATCGAGTGATCAGTTACAGAAGCGCGGAGGGTAGTAAACAACCGCCCCCACCTCCGGCGACCCCTCCACCTCCCGCTGCATCCGTACCCGTCAAACCTATCCTAATGTGCTTCATATGTAAACTGAGTTTTGGTTACGCGAAGAGTTTCGTGGCGCACGCACAGGGTGAGCATCAGCTAACCTTAATGGAGGACGAAAGGCAGGTACTCTCTCATTCAACTGCATCGGCTATCATTCAAGCCGTGGGTAGAGGAAAGCAACCTTTGGTCAGTTTCCTCGAACCCGTGACCAGCTCCACGTGTCCGCAACCATCGCCCGCTCAAATGCAAagccaacagcaacagcaacggaCCGATTCGAATGATCACGAAACGCCAACGACGACCAGTACACCTGCCAGCACCCCGGGTGTACCGAGCAGTcctcaacaacagcagcaacaacaacagcagagGCCGTCGTCGAGCACTCCTACGACACCCACGTCTCATTCGAATCATCCTCTCGCGTATAATCATCAGCAGACGCAGCAACATCAGTGGACCGGCGCTCAGGTGAGCGCTGCATCGTGGGCGAAAGCACCGGAAGCCGTTGGCATTCATTACACTTCACCGCCGCCGCCGCAGTCTTCGTCGACGAAGGGTTCGCCGTCTTCGTACGCCGCTCTAACTCAACAACCACCGAATTTTCTGACAGGCACGACCATCGGCGTTTGTCCGGAGCACATGCAAGGTAGGCCGAGCGGGGTCGAGTGTCCGAAGTGCGAGCTTATACTGGCTAGCAGTAGATTAGCCGGTCCGGGTGGTCCGCTAGCTGGTATTCATAGTCGGAACTCCTGCAAAACGCTGAAATGTCCTAAATGTAATTGGCACTACAAGTACCAAGAAACTCTGGAGATACACATGAAGGAGAAACATCCGGAGAGCGAAACCTCTTGCATTTATTGTATCGCTGGTCAACCGCATCCTAGATTAGCGCGCGGCGAAACGTACACGTGCGGATACAAACCGTACAGGTGCGAGGTATGCAACTATTCCACCACGACGAAAGGCAATCTCAGTATTCACATGCAAAGTGACAAGCATTTAAACAACATGCAGGAGCTTCAGCAGGGTAGCGGCGGCAGTACGAGCGCGAACAATCCATCGTCGTCGCAAGACGCGCCGATGCCGACGAGAAGTCCGCATCATCAACAAAATCATAGCCCTCATATCACTGGACAGGTCGGGAATCAAGGTAAACCGAAACCGACGTTTCGTTGCGACGTGTGCAACTACGAGACGAACGTCGCTCGAAATTTAAGGATACACATGACCAGCGAGAAACATACGCACAATATGCTGGTTCTGCAGCAGAACGTGAAACATATGCAGACGTTGTCCGCGCTACAGTCTCATCATCAGCAGGCTCAACACCATCATCAAGCGCAACAACAGCATCAGCAGCAACTCGAGCAGCTGCTTCATCTGGGCGGTTTGGACAAGCCGCAACACGCGGAAGCGGCATTGGCAGATATGGCTTACAATCAGGCTTTACTGATCCAAATGATGACCGGGGGTCAGTTACCGCCTCAACTTCCACCAGAGATTATGGGCGGTATGGCGAGTATGAGCGCGATGGGCAACCTTGGCGGAGACGTTGGTCTCTCGCCGGACAGCATGGATCCACCACCGGAACCAGCGGATCCCGATCCGTCTCATCTCTATCACTGCTGCGTTTGTAATAATTTCGCGACCGATTCGTTGGAAGCTTTGAGCCATCACCTGGGCGTCGACAGGACCAGAACGCGTGAGGGGGAGATCCTCGCCCTGGTGGCTGGCCATTTCGTTTGTAAACTTTGTTCCTATAAAACTAACTTAAAAGCGAACTTTCAACTTCACTGCAAAACCGATAAGCACCTCCAACGTCTGCAGCACGTGAATCACGTGAAAGAGGGTGGGCCTAGAAACGAGTGGAAACTCAAGTACTTAGCCTCACCCACTAGCGCCCCGCAATTACGCTGTCACGCATGCGATTATTACACGAATAGCGGCCATAAATTGGCCTTGCACGCTGCATCGCCCAGACACGAAGCCGCGGCTCTACTTCTTCGTCACCTGTTAGAGGCGAGCGCCAATGTACCGTCCCAGGCGAAATTGTATCATTGCGCGCTGTGCGGATTCAGCGCGAGACACCGATTGCCGCTTCTGCAGCATGTCCGATCGTTGAGACATCTTCAAATGGAACAGTTGCATCAGTTACATCGGCGAAGCGGCATTCAAGGAAACGAAACCCCTCATACCGACATCGGTGACGTTTTTCAAGTTATGAGCGATCCTGATGTACCACCCACGCAACAACCAAGTCCTTCTACACCGACTACTCCGAACGCTACTAACGTCAATAGTGGTGAGTAAtgccttattttaaattaaatatatttacttttattaaaatacatcACGGAAGTAACTTCTTAATTCTATGATCGGTAGGAAATAATTAACGAATATCAAAGAAGACAAATTTTTAGATCAGTAGAGATGCGCCGAACGCACAATGATAGGAAAGTTTTAAATGCAGCGTAGATTTAAACGAAAGATTCTTTCTCGCACCTGTCGAAtcttatgaaataaagaattgaTCGCGCTTTTAATGAATTCAGTATTTTCATCGATGATCGCGTAATTAACATACAACAACAGCAATTTTGCATAGCATATGGCTGTGGCGTGTGCTGCGGCACGCACAATACCGAGCGTTATTTTATCGGTGCCCTGTACTTACATAAATATATGAAGAGAGGGCACGTACGAACTGCAAGCGTCCTTCCTCGCGTTTTATCCTCGCAACTGACGCTGTTCGATGTAAATACGGTTCCAGACAATACCAGACCACGCGAATAGGCGGGCTTCTTTTATTCCTTGCCTTGCTTTCTCCGTCAGTCACGCGTTTTTCCCTCGTTGTAACGACCTGTCGATAATTTTACTTCGCCCATCTATAATTTCGAGTATTGTTAATACAGACGAGGAAGCATCTGCGATATCTGCACACCACGTTGCGTCTTCCTCGATACTTTTTTCGTCGTTAACAAAACTCTTTCACCTGATACGGTGTGTTGTAATATTAACTTCCATCAGCTGTTCGATAAATGGGGCTTACTTTCTTCTACGATTTACGAAGGAAAGGCGAAGTGAGTCACGGGCATTTCCTTTACAGTTTGGAACATCGTTTCCTTTAACCCTTGCtgaattagattaaaattgaggctctctccgtggtccgtcgtCCTAGGGTTAATCCTTTCGTGACCGAATTAACTTGTCTTAAAAATCATTTGTTAACGTTTACTGtttatattgtattaataatagaAATGATCAATTTTGATATGCGGATAAAAGGGCTTCCTCTCTCCCTATACTGTCACATATGATTTACTTTCTCTCACAACATTATCGGTTTATATTTCTGTTCGCATGCAGCGGCAAGATTAATGGCTGTTTTTCGGCTTTTAAGATTTCTGATATTGATCGACGATTTATCGGGGTCTTGATAGAAAAACGAATTACACGATCGTGTAATCCAGAGATTGCGATAAAAAAATAACACACAGAATTTATGTTGTTCGTTAAACAGTTAAAATATGTTTACAGGTAACACTGGTTCGCATGAAATACAGGTtgcaaataaaaagataaatcaTACTTTTCAGATTCTTATTTAATCTTCGGTTCTAATACTGACAATTCGATCCCCTTTACATCGCAAGTTTATTAAAGTAGGCATTGTTTGTTCATCATGAGCGAATCTTTGTTCTGTGTTTTCAGAACGCCGCGAGGAGGGTAGCGATTGCGGTAGCGAGGTGAAGCAGGAACCGGACAACGATCAAGAACCGGAACAAGAAGCCGAGACCGAACAGGAGGAAGTCATATGTCCGTATTGCACTTATCAGCCGACATCACGCGAAGAATTGAGACAGCATTTGCAAGTGGCTCATGTTCAAGACTCGGAGGACAAAGTAGAGGCTGTTAAGGAAGAACCAGCTCCGGAATTGTTGTGCCCGTTGTGTCAGGATAGCTTCAAAGAGCGTTCCGCTTTGGAGAAACACGTGATGCAAATTCATTCGGTGAACACCGACGGTTTGCAGCGGTTGTTGCTTCTGGTAGATCAGAGCCACTGGTTAAACAACAATCCGCGAAACACTTTAACCCCGGCAGCGACTACGCCAACGTCACCGACCACCACCACAAAGCCGGTACAGGAAGAAGATATGAGCGAGCGCAGTATGAACGAGGAGATAGAGGAGATTACCAGATGCACCATTTGCGGACGCGTGTGTCGTTCTTTGGAGGAGTTGCAACAACATCACAGGGAGATCCATCCGGCCACTACGCCTACGTTGGCGGTCAGCGAGAAACACGTTTACAAGTATCGGTGCGGACAGTGCAGCCTTGCGTTCAAGACCTTGGAGAAACTGCAGCAACACTCGCAGTATCACGCAATCAGGGATGCGACGAAATGCGCGCTTTGCGGCCGATCCTTTCGTTCGGTTCAAGCGCTTCAGAGACACCTTGAATCGGCTCACGCGGATCTCCACGAGGACGAATTGGCGCAATACAAGCAGAGCCTGCTTCACGCTCATCCGTTACTTTTAGCGCTCACCGAGGAAGCTCTGCGTAGACAAGGCAACTTGAGCGGGGAACAGAATCCAGAGGACGATACCAGCAAGGCGGACGAGGAAGAGAGTGACGCGAGCGATTCATCGCCTCTGCACAAGGAACAACGTCTCTTGGAGGATTATCTGAACAGCCAAACGGTTGCCGAGGATTCTTACCACGATCCGGGCAGAAAGTTCAAATGTCATCGTTGCAAGGTAGCCTTCACGCGGCAGAGTTATTTGACCGGGCACAATAAGACCCTGTTGCATCGCAAAGGGGAGAAGATGTCTTATCCGATGGAGAAGTATTTGGATCCGAATAGACCTTACAAATGTGACGTTTGTAAGGAGAGTTTCACTCAGAAAAATATACTGCTCGTTCATTATAATAGCGTTAGCCATTTGCACAAGTTGAAGAGAGCCATGCAAGAGCAGGGTAACAACAACACTCTGATCTCGGTTGTACCTCCTGCCAGTCCGACGGAATCGCCGGACTCTCAGCAGGACCAGGACAAGAAGCCTTACAAATGTAACATTTGTAAGGTCGCGTATTCGCAAGGTAGCACATTGGATATTCACATGAGAAGCGTGCTCCATCAGACGAGGGCCAGCAAACTGCCAGATCTCGCGGCTAGCGGGCAATTGGATCTTGCTCGTCCGCTAATCGAACAACCACCTCCAACCAGTCCGAACAGTTCACCAGTTAACACCAGCACTGGTAACGCAAGCTCCATGCTATCCTGTCCGCGATGCAGCGCTCTGTTCGTGAACCAAGAACAACTGGCCACGCATCAGCAACTCTACTGTATCTTCAGCAACCCGTTGGCGTTGTTTCAACAATTGGCAGCCTCGCAACAGCTCGCCTCATCGGCGCCCGCTAAAACGCCACCGCCTATGTCTACCACTCCAGGCCCGCAGCAACACATGCAACAAACTACTCAGCACTCTTCGCAGACGACACAGGATATACTATCGCAGCCGCGGCACAAAACGTCGCAGATGTACAAGCATCTGTTGGAGAGTTTCGGATTCGACCTGGTGATGCAGTTCAACGAGAATCATCAGAGACGTCAACGGAAGGAGGAGGAGGCCGCGGCTGCGCTTCAGGctcagcagcaacagcagaagCAGGAACAACAGAAGCAAGCTCTTGCCGCTCAAGCTGCGCgcgaaagggaagaagaagccGAAGAGCATACCGACGACGATGTGATACCGGAATTAACTAGAAGCACTTGTCAGCATTGTAACAAGGAGTTCAGTAGCGTGTGGGTCCTCAAGGCCCACTGCGAGGAGGTACATCGTGATCTGGTACCGCGAGAGTTTTTGGAAAAGTATGCTCAACAATTCAAATGCGAATACGAAAAGAAAAGCGTTGTGGTGACAGTTGCGACATCTTCGTCTACATCTTCCGGGCCAAGGAGCTCGACACCCGCCTCCGGCCAGGTACAGGACGTTGTTTCGGACAAGGAACAACGCGAGAAAGAGAAGGATGAACCTGCTGAGAACAAAGATCGCATCAGCAAGACTCCGGAAGCCACATCAACCACTCCAGCAACAACTCCGGCGTTAAGTAATACACCATTGTCGAGCACGGATTCAACGACTCCTACCGTACTGGCAACGAATGCATCGCTTCATATTCAACAaccgcaacaacagcagcagcaacagcaacagcagcaacaggcACAACAGcctcaacagcagcagcagcaacagcaacagcagcagcagcaacacgcTCAGTTAACTCTGGCTCAACAAATGACTGAAATGCAGGCTGCTTTGAATGCAATGGCTGCATCTCAACTGCAGCAGCAACTGCAACAGTATCCTGGACTGATGATGGGTATGATGGGTCTACCTCTTGGATTAAACGTACCTGCTTTAGCTGCCATGAACCTTCAGCCACcgctagtaccaatgatgttacCACCACCTCCGTACGATGGAACGGCCACCGCGTATCCGCCTATCAATGCTCAGGCTGATCTTCTCGCTAAGCAACATCTCGCCTTGCAGCAACAACAAGCAGCTGCCGTGAGTAATTTTACAATTCTTTAATACGCAATCTATGTGTCACACATTTTCCGCTTGGAGGAAATAAGGCGaatccatttttttttgttttttttttttgaatacaTTAAATATTTTGTGAAAATTTAAAAGATTTGTGATTTCACGCGTCAATTCTTCATAGGTTTTATTTTGTATCAGATCATTTCTGTTCATCGtactatgtttttttttttttttttttcatttatcaacaGACACTCcaatagttttattttttaatataaagatTAAGAGTAAATACTAATATCAAATATGTAtataaggataaaataattattcgattacATAGGTTATATGAACAAGGAAGGAAGCATAGGTACATTTTTTCTTCCAGGCTAACGTAGCTGCTTCACAAAAACGAGCTCGAACTCGCATCACGGATGAACAGCTCAAAATATTGCGAGCACATTTCGATATTAACAATTCCCCCGGTGAAGAACAGATTCTAGACATGGCAGCGCAAAGCGGATTGCCGCCGAAAGTGATTAAACACTGGTTTCGAAACACGTTGTTCAAAGAACGTCAACGCAACAAAGATAGCCCTTACAACTTCAACAATCCTCCTAGCACCACGTTGAATCTCGAAGAATACGAAAAGACCGGGGAGGCGAAAGTTACTCCGTTAAATTCTAGCGTGTCTGGAAGCAGTTCCTCCGACGACAAAAGTCCTAACAAACAAGCAACACCTCCGCCGTCGACGGCAATTAATACATCACAGGCTAGCGAGATAAAGCAAGAGGTTCAGGAACCACCGCCGTGTCACATTCAGCAGCAAACGCAACATCAGGAAGAGCAGCAGCATCACTCGCCAGGAAGTTCGGGTGGACAGCAGTCTAGGCCACATTCACCGGCCCTCAGCATGAGCTCGGTTTTTTCCGGGATTCATCATGACGTTTCATCGCACGCTCCATCGACGACCAGCGCGCCGAGCACACCGATGCTACCGCCGAAATTAGCGCCACAAAATTTCGCCAGTCCGAATCCCGGACCAGGTGGCGTTGTACCGGGCGCCATCGCGGCGATGGCATTGACACCTCAGAGATCCCTGAGCCCCGGACGTGGGCCGACCGACTACTCTTTCGGGGGTAGTACCAATGGCAACAGTTCCTCCGGCAGCAGCTCGGGCAAACGGGCGAACCGAACAAGATTCACCGACTATCAGATCAAAGTTCTTCAAGAGTTCTTCGAAAACAACGCCTACCCGAAGGACGACGATTTAGAATACTTAAGCAAGCTTCTCGGATTGAGTCCGCGGGTGATCGTGGTTTGGTTCCAAAACGCCAGGCAGAAGGCTCGCAAGGTATACGAGAATCAGCCGGCCGCCGAACCAGTGGCAACAGGCAACCGCGAGGGCGACGATGGTTCGGGTCGCTTTCAACGAACGCCAGGCTTAAACTATCAATGCAAAAAGTGTTTGTTAGTATTTCAGAGATACTACGAGCTAATCCGTCATCAGAAGACGCACTGTTTCAAGGAGGAGGACGCGAAGAGAAGCGCCCAAGCGCAGGCTGCCGCGGCTCAAGTGGCCGCGGTTTTGAGTTCCGAAGATAGCAACAGCAGCTCTACGACCACCACCGCGAATCCTGTGCCCAGTAATCCTACCAGTGCGCCTGCACTCGCGGAACAACTGCAGCAACCGTTGAGCACCACCACGTCGCCTCATCATCAGCAACAGACGGTGGCTCAGTCTCTTCAGCAATCTCAACAACAGacgcagcaacagcaacaacagtcGCAGTCGCAGACAGAGTCGAAGGAAGGTAGCTTTCAGTGCGACAAATGCAATCTGATGTTCGGTCGATTTGAACAATGGCGAGAACATCAGCTGGTACATATCATGAACCCGTCCTTATTCCCACCGGCTTATCCACCAGACTCACCTTTCGGAATCCTCCAACAGCAAGCACTGAACGCTACCTCTAGCGTGGCGACCGATACTCCTCATCCCCTTCTCGCTATGATGCAAGATAGGAAGAGGAAGTACGAAGATTTCGAGGAGGGTACAGGGGGTGAATCTCGATCGAATTCCGAGCACAGCGAACAGCCGAAAGACAAACGTTTGAGAACGACCATACTTCCGGAACAGTTGGATTATTTGTATCAAAAGTACCAGGTCGAGTCGAATCCATCGAGAAAAATGCTGGAGACTATCGCGCGCGAGGTCGGTCTGAAGAAGCGGGTAGTTCAAGTGTGGTTTCAAAATACCCGTGCGCGCGAACGGAAGGGTCAGTTTCGAGCGCACAGCCAAGTGATCAATAAACGTTGCCCGTTTTGCCCGGCGTTGTTTAAAGTAAAATCCGCTTTGGAATCGCATCTCAGTAGCAAGCACGCCGATCAGGTTGCCCGGGGCGAGGTGAATATAGATAATATCCCAGACGAGGAACTGTCGATGGAGTCAGCGCCCTCGAATCCAAGCACGCCGAACATGATGCCGCCGTTGTTTCCACCCTTCAACACCGACATGGAAGCATCGTTAAAGAAGTATTATGAAGAATCGATGAAACGGTACATCAGCGAACTGCAAGCCCACGCGAGTAATGGGAAACAGGAGGCATCGAATCATCAGACTGGCGGTAACAGCGGCGAGACTCCTTTGGATTTGAGCAAACCGGTCGATCTTAGCCGCCCGATGAAATTGAGTCTCGGATTGAGCAATCTATTGGAAGAACAACAGCATGGCGCGCATTTCCGCGGTGGTAGCGACTGCGGACCTTTGACCGATCTCTCCGAACGAAGTATTTGCGACGACGACAGTATGAGCGAAACGACGGAATTTCTAGACGACGAGAGTGGACCGGCGAGTCCGGCATCGAGTACGCAGAGCTCGAGGCAGGGATCTGCTTCGGCTGGTACCGGAAGTACCGCGGGTCCGCCGGCGACCGGTACCGGTAGCGGGACCGGCCAACAAAGCGGCAAGAGATATCGCACTCAGATGTCAGCTACTCAAGTGAAGGTGATGAAGTCACTGTTCTCGGATTACAAGACACCGACGATGGCCGAGTGCGAGATGCTCGGCCGCGAAATTGGTCTGCCAAAGCGTGTGGTTCAGGTGAGCATCCCCAAATTTAACGCGACACTGACCCCAGATTGCGCTGTTCTATCCGCAAGCACGTCGTCGTTGACGA includes these proteins:
- the zfh2 gene encoding Zn finger homeodomain 2 isoform X4, which produces MPSSEPHPPQYHLQHHAIPPSHLQQHTSSAIGQHQLYQQLVAAHHQQQQQQQQQQQQRQQQHGGLFQNSAYTQQKQEMSPEEEGGRGGGSPPAAGAALHQPHHPRTASPPSGTEPCTRDAIPTPTPIADTTTTTTTTTMTMQSQGQQQEQQGPSPSPSPTGGDVEKFDGKIVYNPDGSAYIIEGESELSEDDSLPDGCIVDGRGVSVPHSLVFPQIASAYYVSRLYAHQAYQQQQQQQQQRSTVQQHNPDLPVMHSYRVISYRSAEGSKQPPPPPATPPPPAASVPVKPILMCFICKLSFGYAKSFVAHAQGEHQLTLMEDERQVLSHSTASAIIQAVGRGKQPLVSFLEPVTSSTCPQPSPAQMQSQQQQQRTDSNDHETPTTTSTPASTPGVPSSPQQQQQQQQQRPSSSTPTTPTSHSNHPLAYNHQQTQQHQWTGAQVSAASWAKAPEAVGIHYTSPPPPQSSSTKGSPSSYAALTQQPPNFLTGTTIGVCPEHMQGRPSGVECPKCELILASSRLAGPGGPLAGIHSRNSCKTLKCPKCNWHYKYQETLEIHMKEKHPESETSCIYCIAGQPHPRLARGETYTCGYKPYRCEVCNYSTTTKGNLSIHMQSDKHLNNMQELQQGSGGSTSANNPSSSQDAPMPTRSPHHQQNHSPHITGQVGNQGKPKPTFRCDVCNYETNVARNLRIHMTSEKHTHNMLVLQQNVKHMQTLSALQSHHQQAQHHHQAQQQHQQQLEQLLHLGGLDKPQHAEAALADMAYNQALLIQMMTGGQLPPQLPPEIMGGMASMSAMGNLGGDVGLSPDSMDPPPEPADPDPSHLYHCCVCNNFATDSLEALSHHLGVDRTRTREGEILALVAGHFVCKLCSYKTNLKANFQLHCKTDKHLQRLQHVNHVKEGGPRNEWKLKYLASPTSAPQLRCHACDYYTNSGHKLALHAASPRHEAAALLLRHLLEASANVPSQAKLYHCALCGFSARHRLPLLQHVRSLRHLQMEQLHQLHRRSGIQGNETPHTDIGDVFQVMSDPDVPPTQQPSPSTPTTPNATNVNSERREEGSDCGSEVKQEPDNDQEPEQEAETEQEEVICPYCTYQPTSREELRQHLQVAHVQDSEDKVEAVKEEPAPELLCPLCQDSFKERSALEKHVMQIHSVNTDGLQRLLLLVDQSHWLNNNPRNTLTPAATTPTSPTTTTKPVQEEDMSERSMNEEIEEITRCTICGRVCRSLEELQQHHREIHPATTPTLAVSEKHVYKYRCGQCSLAFKTLEKLQQHSQYHAIRDATKCALCGRSFRSVQALQRHLESAHADLHEDELAQYKQSLLHAHPLLLALTEEALRRQGNLSGEQNPEDDTSKADEEESDASDSSPLHKEQRLLEDYLNSQTVAEDSYHDPGRKFKCHRCKVAFTRQSYLTGHNKTLLHRKGEKMSYPMEKYLDPNRPYKCDVCKESFTQKNILLVHYNSVSHLHKLKRAMQEQGNNNTLISVVPPASPTESPDSQQDQDKKPYKCNICKVAYSQGSTLDIHMRSVLHQTRASKLPDLAASGQLDLARPLIEQPPPTSPNSSPVNTSTGNASSMLSCPRCSALFVNQEQLATHQQLYCIFSNPLALFQQLAASQQLASSAPAKTPPPMSTTPGPQQHMQQTTQHSSQTTQDILSQPRHKTSQMYKHLLESFGFDLVMQFNENHQRRQRKEEEAAAALQAQQQQQKQEQQKQALAAQAAREREEEAEEHTDDDVIPELTRSTCQHCNKEFSSVWVLKAHCEEVHRDLVPREFLEKYAQQFKCEYEKKSVVVTVATSSSTSSGPRSSTPASGQVQDVVSDKEQREKEKDEPAENKDRISKTPEATSTTPATTPALSNTPLSSTDSTTPTVLATNASLHIQQPQQQQQQQQQQQQAQQPQQQQQQQQQQQQQHAQLTLAQQMTEMQAALNAMAASQLQQQLQQYPGLMMGMMGLPLGLNVPALAAMNLQPPLVPMMLPPPPYDGTATAYPPINAQADLLAKQHLALQQQQAAAANVAASQKRARTRITDEQLKILRAHFDINNSPGEEQILDMAAQSGLPPKVIKHWFRNTLFKERQRNKDSPYNFNNPPSTTLNLEEYEKTGEAKVTPLNSSVSGSSSSDDKSPNKQATPPPSTAINTSQASEIKQEVQEPPPCHIQQQTQHQEEQQHHSPGSSGGQQSRPHSPALSMSSVFSGIHHDVSSHAPSTTSAPSTPMLPPKLAPQNFASPNPGPGGVVPGAIAAMALTPQRSLSPGRGPTDYSFGGSTNGNSSSGSSSGKRANRTRFTDYQIKVLQEFFENNAYPKDDDLEYLSKLLGLSPRVIVVWFQNARQKARKVYENQPAAEPVATGNREGDDGSGRFQRTPGLNYQCKKCLLVFQRYYELIRHQKTHCFKEEDAKRSAQAQAAAAQVAAVLSSEDSNSSSTTTTANPVPSNPTSAPALAEQLQQPLSTTTSPHHQQQTVAQSLQQSQQQTQQQQQQSQSQTESKEGSFQCDKCNLMFGRFEQWREHQLVHIMNPSLFPPAYPPDSPFGILQQQALNATSSVATDTPHPLLAMMQDRKRKYEDFEEGTGGESRSNSEHSEQPKDKRLRTTILPEQLDYLYQKYQVESNPSRKMLETIAREVGLKKRVVQVWFQNTRARERKGQFRAHSQVINKRCPFCPALFKVKSALESHLSSKHADQVARGEVNIDNIPDEELSMESAPSNPSTPNMMPPLFPPFNTDMEASLKKYYEESMKRYISELQAHASNGKQEASNHQTGGNSGETPLDLSKPVDLSRPMKLSLGLSNLLEEQQHGAHFRGGSDCGPLTDLSERSICDDDSMSETTEFLDDESGPASPASSTQSSRQGSASAGTGSTAGPPATGTGSGTGQQSGKRYRTQMSATQVKVMKSLFSDYKTPTMAECEMLGREIGLPKRVVQVWFQNARAKEKKARLAAGLPAEGSAVQPHRGPTGPDECRLCSVRYSAKSPLQEHVFSRRHIESVRVAVEEGSLVPPTPGAPIVPGGNTGPAGIANSPVVGATNQQAAQQQQQQQQSDENMMYGSLFLHPTAMFQPQQQQHPGAAAASTATTTPVSAVQVDHAGQVLSQPQSRSGHQQ